In Fusarium oxysporum f. sp. lycopersici 4287 chromosome 6, whole genome shotgun sequence, a single window of DNA contains:
- a CDS encoding CMGC/CDK/CDC2 protein kinase — protein MDNYQKLEKIGQGACGAIFKARDLANEGRIVALKKIHLEAEGEGVPSTSIREISLLKELQHPNILRLLNIVHADYHNLYLVFELLDIDLKRYMETLPASDGGRGKVLPEGSLAYLMQLGMDDMVVRKFMYQLCAGVKYCHSHRILHRDLKPANLLIDKEGNLKLADFGLARAFGVPLRPYTHDVVTLWYRAPELLLDGKQYSTGVDMWSVGCIFAEMCVRKPLFPGDSEIDEIFKIFRTLGTPTEDVWPGVTSYRDFKSSFPKWQRNYDQALCDNLNKASLELLDMTLIYNPARRISAKQACNHPYFEGFLA, from the exons ATGGATAATTACCAGAAGTTAGAGAAGATTGGCCAAG GTGCTTGCGGTGCTATTTTCAAGGCTCGTGACCTTGCAAATGAGGGACGAATTGTCGCATTGAAAAAAATACATCTTGAAGCCGAGGGCGAGGGCGTACCGAGCACTTCCATCCGGGAGATTTCTCTCCTCAAGGAACTGCAGCACCCTAACATCTTgcgtcttctcaacatcgtTCACGCTGATTACCACAATCTTTACCTCGTTTTCGAATTACTTGATATCGACCTGAAAAGGTACATGGAGACCTTACCGGCCAGTGACGGTGGACGAGGCAAGGTGCTTCCGGAGGGATCATTGGCATACCTCATGCAACTAGGCATGGATGACATGGTGGTTAGAAAATTCATGTACCAACTTTGTGCTGGCGTCAAATACTGTCACTCCCACCGTATCTTGCACCGAGATCTGAAGCCCGCTAATCTCCTCATCGACAAGGAAGGAAATCTCAAGTTAGCCGATTTTGGGCTGGCACGAGCGTTTGGTGTGCCTCTGCGCCCATACACTCATGATGTCGTGACGCTCTGGTACCGAGCACCTGAACTTCTACTGGACGGAAAACAATACTCGACGGGTGTTGATATGTGGTCTGTCGGCTGTATCTTTGCAGAGATGTGCGTTCGAAAGCCGCTGTTTCCTGGTGACTctgagattgatgagatctTTAAAATCTTCCG CACATTGGGCACTCCTACGGAAGACGTTTGGCCTGGAGTTACCTCGTACCGCGATTTCAAGTCCTCGTTTCCTAAGTGGCAACGTAACTACGATCAGGCCCTCTGCGATAACCTCAACAAAGCAAGCCTCGAACTTCTCGATATGACGCTGATCTACAATCCGGCTAGACGCATTTCGGCTAAACAGGCCTGCAACCACCCTTACTTTGAAGGCTTTCTTGCGTAG
- a CDS encoding hypothetical protein (At least one base has a quality score < 10), producing MAADDSYTAADERARAARRAGLQAKKDEQPANTARSYAANWPDGELVTPDKLAAWLKEDILLRRVAPPQKKPRARGKGKGKGKAVQLRRQLEQEQLEAAALAEAESLAEALEVPLAEAAELLADDREGYVPPTALAPAAADLAEGSLLTRGTIDAYIAAVIELWRLQVAHGNANTENPRGAAVRGFLEQRGRQRGKHDRASFKDRGTDGIQAGYSPDEWLRVQDLLLSGAAYMPQNLRTRVDLLFGHYYLLRGENRRKMELADLSLLDYPSSEGPTPCGCLVTLLQDGKLNKTAKKEFMGALRHKDPLFCTQGALAQLFFWRWHVAGEPSPSFRRRQDWYRIKVLVGRDREQELSYPTQLQETWRIFGAAGLMASKKTHLPRRVGAQDAETHGTSLAQISQAGRWNQSVLCQAYLTHLPRQFMRIVAGFSASPGDYFLARAAHEPPYVLQKQLWPWIEEWEPRFEARARRQCWAEGGLDDDDLAADGFLKLMRRLRIVLLQDLAVLQPRYPSLPFFAYAPFNGPEWDEFAVAVRSDAVGATEPLSLLVQRALPELSGVLESTREAVLQNSQRLAIRLEARLEGIQGGLDALLQGKVPVTFTGHFGAGPAVSLAPAPAPSTAPTLNFNTAPAPAPEPPVPGMPVVAALAKVFTVWDVWKEWEEGIAGQPAVRVLEET from the exons ATGGCCGCAGACGACTCGTACACGGCCGCAGACGAGCGTGCCCGTGCCGCCCGGAGGGCGGGCCTtcaggcgaagaaggacgaACAGCCGGCGAACACGGCACGGAGTTATGCTGCGAA CTGGCCCGACGGCGAGCTCGTAACCCCAGACAAGCTAGCAGCGTGGCtcaaagaggatatcctcttaCGACGCGTTGCCCCGCCGCAAAAGAAACCACGGGCACGGGgtaagggcaagggcaaaggaaaggctgTACAGTTACGGCGGCAGCTCGAAcaggagcagctcgaggcCGCGGCCCTGGCAGAGGCCGAAAGCCTAGCCGAAGCCCTAGAGGTCCCCCTGGCCGAGGCCGCCGAGCTGCTTGCAGACGACCGCGAGGGCTACGTGCCACCCACGGCCCTTGCGCCGGCTGCAGCAGACCTTGCCGAAGGATCTCTGCTTACGAGGGGCACTATCGACGCCTATATCGCGGCCGTTATCGAGCTCTGGCGGCTCCAGGTAGCCCACGGCAACGCAAACACGGAAAATCCCCGGGGCGCCGCCGTACGAGGCTTCCTTGAGCAACGCGGCCGGCAGCGGGGGAAGCACGACCGCGCCTCCTTTAAAGACCGCGGGACTGACGGGATCCAGGCCGGCTATTCACCCGACGAATGGCTCCGGGTCCAggatctccttctcagcgggGCCGCATACATGCCGCAAAACCTCCGTACGCGAGTTGACCTCCTATTCGGCCACTACTACCTCTTACGGGGGGAAAACCGCCGTAAGATGGAGCTTGCAGACCTGTCTCTACTCGACTATCCGTCTTCAGAAGGCCCGACCCCCTGTGGCTGCCTCGTTACCCTTTTGCAAGACGGTAAGCTAAACAAGACGGCAAAGAAAGAGTTCATGGGTGCCCTCCGGCATAAGGACCCCTTGTTCTGTACGCAAGGGGCCTTAGcacagctcttcttctggcgcTGGCACGTCGCCGGCGAGCCGTCCCCGTCTTTCCGGCGCCGCCAGGACTGGTATCGgatcaaggttcttgtcGGACGGGACCGCGAGCAGGAGCTCTCGTACCCGACGCAGCTACAAGAGACCTGGCGTATCTTCGGTGCTGCTGGCCTTATGGCGTCAAAGAAGACGCACCTCCCGCGCAGGGTAGGCGCCCAGGACGCGGAGACTCACGGCACGTCACTCGCCCAGATCTCGCAGGCCGGCCGCTGGAACCAGAGCGTGCTCTGCCAGGCCTATCTTACGCATCTACCGCGCCAGTTCATGCGTATTGTCGCCGGCTTCTCGGCGTCACCCGGGGACTACTTCCTCGCGCGTGCGGCCCACGAGCCCCCGTACGTCTTACAAAAGCAGCTCTGGCCGTGGATCGAGGAGTGGGAGCCTCGCTTTGAGGCTCGCGCGCGCCGGCAATGCTGGGCAGAAGGTGgcctcgacgacgacgacctAGCCGCCGACGGCTTCCTTAAGCTTATGCGGCGCCTGCGTATAGTACTGTTACAGGACCTGGCTGTATTGCAGCCTCGCTATCCGTCGCTACCCTTCTTCGCCTACGCCCCTTTTAACGGGCCCGAATGGGATGAGTTCGCCGTCGCCGTTCGCTCTGACGCGGTAGGGGCTACGGAACCGTTAAGCCTGCTCGTACAACGCGCGTTGCCAGAGCTTAGCGGTGTGTTAGAGAGCACACGCGAAGCCGTCTTACAGAATAGCCAGCGGCTGGCCATCCGGCTAGAGGCCCGGCTAGAAGGAATTCAGGGCGGCCTCGATGCCCTCCTCCAAGGCAAGGTCCCTGTCACCTTTACCGGCCACTTTGGAGCCGGGCCAGCAGTGTCGCTggcgccggcgccggcgccgTCGACAGCCCCTACCTTGAACTTCAATacggctccggctccggctccagagcctccagTACCAGGTATGCCCGTCGTTGCAGCCCTGGCCAAGGTCTTTACAGTGTGGGATGTCTGGAAGGAATGGGAGGAAGGGATTGCAGGTCAGCCGGCCGTACGGGTGCTAGAAGAGACGTGA
- a CDS encoding hypothetical protein (At least one base has a quality score < 10), whose amino-acid sequence MGLSSYIGSERQIISSAGDESRIANLIAAVDAVMDRCEQTARTTSRSLLCWLRSVRPHVCYAKPFTFVGKAASRKQYIRVLKRFIAMVFRAFNLPADIRRRQAGIRLKKAHIRLISALWNHEIWKQCNTSVEGFWTLIKSSTTTDIEDELDEESNDEERHNDDKISSGYESDATLGFEGSENDDVDDGNSEYEDDETLEQDDIDDHKVETQVLELLFGLIMEFSTEEVIDGRPASTLLVYFSGILGFTADLNSFLPARSYTSNLAALIYIQRLLFLEYALPARGYATLGITRRPRTGQVLLLQKTRLEYLVLGSQSPFEELFSLLAYGRAIAGSETPAFLLRWSDDSQTVSYKDEISVHMEQFRRLPMTLLERAETLSGQLMYGWKPPCDLSYVKDDISNTTHGFSFVSHPKNDLTEAYLELSLKACTSQASPLSRKGKWHHGAILAFLKKEEALREILADLMLMTCGGQPRSPDLLEVRVRNHGTAERSFYVYNGFMIYVTRSHKAKRSTNREFIVARFFPFQVGQLLYTYLVYIRPFVDMLAREHEPYTNECSPYFFRTRPNSDSQCWSTERLTRIVKRFTHEVWDQGVNLRLLRQLCIGITDRHVREVSQPFNRFDDRTDKADRGVTFAWSSGHRPLQRARTYGLDGAFPTHLQPQLLERYEWVSVRWHEFLHMPSRCVSPSMRVGTSSGRQEHTTPDAVDFDDQSHDNPFQSPPQSSPTVSLSSAMPSKRDRQVQSSLKRRATTTLYQTPVKRRPNRFAELLSSMANLTDSSQKESTTHMFGHMCDFGNSMAAQEYEMIVSYLESKQVEIRPLDKNEVEIVVSGDSDRVVSNQPFTAAPFLDLNDRLSWIHKTTEDWKFVGCELCFINKGEREPDHGLENCEEWPASKHAKRILSWLITLKIPRYYDTRGACSMCGHGWLVCGEMRHGELIRRKVYEEDAGSQEADLMESRDATSNYDGYCENTPVVRRMIAALCAYDNQILGKVLTKTTLDHENLDLTLESQARQWLEQRILSPDDYWMSRLVYVLDQLVVAYDFRRSKGRVAEHNDRTIDLKCQRQQSDDLEVRNWRAALDWLKGRCSFCAGRGLRGAHICHTLRQCNRGGAIELVKGLGEMFYDEGFTPSTGCELCNLPYLFCARWRMSSQGEWTLEPGGRCTYERHLLCDSIIGFISCGARYYEEDLLQEVSEHCGDDDEGLPYSYDEEDVALWLSRPLELGGVVASEMLRRLCIWTLGLAEFEYPERQDDLEDI is encoded by the exons ATGGGCCTGTCTAGTTATATCGGATCCGAACGGCAGATAATCAGTTCTGCTGGTGATGAAAGCAGAATCGCTAATCTCATCGCTGCGGTAGACGCCGTGATGGACCGCTGCGAGCAGACGGCGCGGACAACAAGCAGGAGCCTGTTATGTTGGCTACGTAGCGTACGACCCCACGTCTGCTACGCCAAGCCCTTCACTTTTGTGGGGAAGGCCGCTAGCAGGAAGCAGTACATTCGAGTGCTTAAAAGGTTTATTGCCATGGTCTTTCGAGCCTTCAACCTACCTGCAGACATCCGACGGCGTCAAGCCGGCATACGGCTCAAGAAAGCACATATTCGTCTAATATCGGCATTGTGGAACCACGAGATTTGGAAGCAGTGTAACACCTCGGTTGAGGGCTTCTGGACATTAATCAAGTCATCTACCACGACTGACATTGAAGATGAGTTAGATGAAGAGagcaatgatgaagagaggcACAATGACGACAAAATCTCGAGTGGATATGAAAGTGATGCCACATTGGGGTTTGAGGGCTCGGAAAACGACGACGTGGATGATGGAAATAGTGAATACGAAGATGACGAAACACTTGAGCAAGACGACATTGACGATCACAAAGTGGAGACTC AAGTGTTGGAACTGCTATTCGGACTGATTATGGAGTTCAGTACCGAAGAAGTCATAGATGGGCGACCGGCGTCGACCCTGTTGGTATATTTTAGTGGGATTCTTGGATTCACAGCCGATCTCAACAGCTTTCTCCCGGCCAGGTCGTATACGTCTAACCTTGCGGCATTGATATACATTCAACGACTTCTGTTCCTTGAGTATGCCTTACCAGCACGAGGTTATGCTACCCTTGGAATCACACGACGTCCTCGGACAGGCCAGGTTCTACTGCTACAGAAAACAAGGCTGGAATACCTAGTTCTCGGATCACAGTCGCCATTCGAAGAACTCTTCTCGCTCCTCGCATACGGAAGGGCAATAGCTGGCTCAGAGACGCCCGCGTTCCTTCTCAGATGGAGCGATGATAGCCAGACTGTGTCATACAAAGACGAAATCTCGGTCCATATGGAACAGTTCCGACGTCTCCCAATGACGCTTTTAGAGCGGGCGGAAACTCTTTCTGGGCAATTGATGTATGGATGGAAACCTCCCTGTGACCTTTCTTATGTGAAAGACGACATCTCGAATACGACACACGGATTCTCATTCGTTAGTCATCCGAAGAACGATCTGACAGAAGCGTATTTGGAGCTATCGTTGAAAGCTTGCACCAGTCAAGCAAGCCCACTCTCGCGCAAAGGAAAATGGCATCATGGTGCTATCCTTGCATTTTTgaaaaaggaagaagcaTTGCGCGAGATCTTAGCCGATCTTATGCTCATGACATGCGGTGGTCAGCCTCGCTCACCAGACTTACTGGAAGTCCGGGTTCGCAATCATGGAACTGCTGAGCGAAGTTTCTACGTATACAATGGCTTCATGATCTATGTCACTCGCAGTCACAAGGCAAAGCGTTCAACAAACAGAGAGTTCATCGTTGCCCGATTCTTTCCCTTTCAGGTCGGACAGTTACTATATACATATCTTGTGTATATCCGTCCTTTCGTGGACATGCTTGCCCGAGAGCACGAACCCTACACGAACGAATGCTCGCCATATTTTTTCAGGACTAGACCAAATAGTGACAGCCAATGTTGGTCCACCGAGCGCCTCACCAGAATAGTCAAGCGATTCACGCACGAGGTCTGGGACCAAGGCGTCAACCTGCGACTCTTGCGACAGCTTTGTATCGGTATCACTGATAGGCATGTTCGGGAGGTAAGCCAGCCTTTCAACCGATTCGACGACCGGACGGATAAGGCGGATCGCGGGGTTACTTTTGCTTGGTCGAGCGGCCATCGCCCACTACAACGAGCAAGAACATATGGGCTCGATGGAGCTTTCCCGACGCATTTGCAACCCCAATTGCTCGAACGCTACGAATGGGTGTCGGTTCGTTGGCATGAGTTCTTGCATATGCCTAGCAGATGTGTATCTCCGTCGATGCGCGTCGGAACAAGTTCAGGCAGACAAGAACATACCACACCAGATGCAGTGGATTTCGACGACCAATCTCACGACAATCCGTTTCAGTCACCGCCTCAGTCTTCTCCGACGGTATCGTTATCTAGTGCCATGCCCTCGAAGAGGGACCGGCAGGTTCAGAGCTCACTCAAACGCCGTGCCACAACCACATTATACCAAACCCCGGTGAAGAGAAGACCTAATCGATTCGCGGAGCTATTGTCTTCCATGGCAAATTTGACAGATAGCTCACAGAAGGAGTCTACAACTCACATGTTCGGTCATATGTGTGACTTTGGAAACTCCATGGCAGCCCAGGAATATGAGATGATAGTCTCCTATCTTGAAAGTAAACAAGTCGAGATCCGGCCGCTGGACAAAAATGAAGTGGAGATCGTTGTGTCGGGCGATTCCGACAGGGTCGTTAGCAATCAACCCTTCACGGCAGCTCCATTTCTGGACCTCAACGATCGGCTTAGCTGGATCCATAAAACTACCGAAGATTGGAAATTCGTCGGTTGTGAGCTTTGTTTCATAAACAAGGGTGAACGCGAACCCGATCATGGACTAGAAAACTGCGAGGAATGGCCTGCTAGTAAGCACGCTAAGCGTATCTTGAGCTGGTTAATTACTTTGAAGATCCCGCGGTACTACGACACACGGGGAGCGTGCAGTATGTGTGGGCACGGCTGGCTGGTTTGTGGCGAGATGAGACATGGAGAGCTGATCAGGCGAAAGGTGTACGAGGAAGATGCTGGTAGCCAGGAAGCAGATTTAATGGAAAGTCGTGATGCCACATCTAACTACGACGGCTATTGTGAGAACACACCAGTTGTCCGCAGAATGATCGCAGCTCTATGCGCATATGATAATCAGATACTGGGGAAAGTCTTGACAAAAACGACTCTTGATCACGAAAATCTCGACCTAACATTGGAAAGTCAGGCCAGGCAATGGTTGGAACAGCGTATACTGTCTCCCGATGATTACTGGATGTCGAGACTCGTCTATGTGCTAGATCAGCTAGTCGTGGCGTATGACTTCCGACGGTCAAAGGGGCGAGTGGCAGAGCATAACGATCGGACAATCGACTTGAAATGTCAAAGACAACAGAGTGACGATCTGGAGGTACGTAATTGGAGGGCTGCTCTTGACTGGTTGAAAGGGCGATGTTCTTTCTGTGCGGGACGTGGCTTGCGCGGCGCGCATATTTGTCACACACTCAGGCAGTGCAATAGGGGAGGGGCCATCGAGCTCGTCAAAGGATTAGGCGAAATGTTCTATGACGAGGGCTTCACTCCATCAACTGGCTGCGAGCTTTGCAATTTACCATACTTATTTTGCGCCAGGTGGAGGATGAGTAGCCAGGGAGAATGGACACTGGAGCCAGGGGGAAGATGCACTTATGAGAGGCATCTATTATGCGACAGCATCATTGGTTTTATTAGTTGTGGAGCCCGGTATTATGAGGAAGATCTGTTGCAAGAGGTAAGTGAGCATTGCggggatgatgatgagggcCTTCCATATTCCtacgatgaggaggatgtaGCTTTATGGTTGAGTCGGCCATTGGAACTAGGCGGTGTTGTTGCTTCGGAAATGTTAAGAAGGCTATGTATATGGACTCTAGGCTTGGCGGAGTTTGAATATCCAGAAAGGCAGGATGATCTCGAAGATATCTGA